From a single Candidatus Delongbacteria bacterium genomic region:
- a CDS encoding DUF342 domain-containing protein — translation MNKNFDIVFENDNTLCYVKFHVKPIEFDKKELYDELELLRVVYGIEHDLINSYFDINNNINLKQNLLIAQGKKPTKGLDGKVEYLINDTKEISEDENGNINFYDVGVIKKMEAATPVVRIIDPQYGEAGVNVFGNEVPGLLGRNYPYGSIMGEGLVFNDNVIYSNRDGCYKKDSRGKITIANVIEVRGNLDFEIGNLDAPAIIVIHGDILPNFSCETKYDLEVFGVIENARINVGENLICRSGFVQGDEPIDVGKDIRVKYISNRNSISCKNLYVKENIFSSNILCKGHLEAKKVSGGEIWVKNEMIVSELGNEQFQNTIIRIGLGEEDARKMQIYEQDIELIENEIEQIKGEIRIVANEENSIQMARNNPWRKHDKLHKTKLYNKLVEIKEKVKSLEEKIDHLNEQKEKTEQMLKPYHQFIKLNKSRLIVTGELYPNVKIIINSTQVYEVSNQMKNVVITLDKFGEIKPFDNEGGVVLKGFRF, via the coding sequence ATGAATAAAAATTTCGATATAGTTTTTGAAAACGACAATACTTTATGTTATGTAAAATTTCATGTAAAGCCGATTGAGTTTGACAAGAAAGAATTATATGATGAATTGGAGTTACTAAGAGTTGTTTATGGCATAGAGCATGATTTAATTAATAGTTATTTTGACATAAACAATAATATAAATCTAAAACAGAATCTATTGATAGCACAAGGTAAAAAACCAACAAAGGGTCTTGATGGAAAAGTTGAATATTTGATTAATGATACTAAAGAGATCTCTGAGGATGAAAATGGTAATATCAATTTTTACGATGTGGGTGTTATAAAAAAAATGGAGGCTGCAACTCCTGTAGTAAGAATAATTGATCCACAGTATGGTGAAGCTGGAGTTAATGTTTTTGGAAATGAAGTACCCGGACTCTTGGGAAGAAACTATCCATATGGATCGATCATGGGTGAAGGACTAGTTTTTAATGACAATGTTATTTACTCAAATAGAGATGGTTGCTATAAGAAAGACAGCAGAGGGAAGATAACAATAGCCAATGTTATTGAAGTTAGAGGGAACCTAGATTTTGAAATAGGCAACTTGGATGCTCCAGCTATAATTGTTATTCATGGGGATATACTTCCGAATTTTTCATGTGAAACGAAATATGATCTTGAAGTTTTCGGTGTTATTGAAAATGCTAGAATAAATGTTGGAGAGAATTTGATCTGTAGATCAGGTTTTGTTCAGGGCGATGAGCCGATTGATGTTGGTAAAGATATTAGAGTTAAATATATAAGTAACAGAAACAGTATCTCATGTAAAAATCTGTATGTAAAAGAGAATATTTTCTCTAGCAATATTCTGTGTAAAGGTCACCTAGAAGCAAAAAAAGTTTCTGGAGGCGAAATATGGGTAAAAAACGAGATGATTGTTAGCGAGTTGGGCAATGAACAGTTTCAAAACACAATTATAAGAATTGGTCTTGGTGAAGAAGATGCTCGAAAAATGCAAATCTATGAACAGGATATAGAATTAATTGAAAACGAAATAGAACAGATAAAAGGGGAGATAAGGATTGTTGCTAACGAGGAAAATTCTATTCAGATGGCAAGAAATAATCCTTGGAGAAAACACGATAAACTTCATAAAACAAAATTGTATAATAAGCTTGTGGAAATAAAAGAGAAGGTGAAATCTCTTGAAGAAAAAATTGATCACCTTAATGAGCAGAAAGAAAAAACTGAACAGATGTTAAAACCCTATCATCAGTTTATTAAACTTAATAAATCAAGATTGATCGTAACGGGAGAGTTGTATCCCAATGTTAAGATAATTATCAATAGTACACAAGTGTATGAAGTATCAAATCAAATGAAGAATGTTGTTATTACTCTTGATAAATTTGGTGAAATTAAACCTTTTGATAATGAAGGTGGTGTTGTGTTAAAAGGATTCAGATTTTAA
- a CDS encoding tetratricopeptide repeat protein translates to MSIQIKIALTVLFLLSFDICLFSEIKEQHLVNNPDSLFVLGKKEESLENYSVAIDYYKISMAYSDTSKSEVLRRLIDLFKKIGGYDNAIDLLKENLENVDSLYYNKELFDLSFLKNDLTNTIIYGEKLLKMLKSSDEVPNVLMKMGAVYIYDEQYDAALKLFVEAESKYKISSNLHGLANTYNNIGSVYSSMERYEEALEYFNKSLAIEQDSKNYTGEAISLNNIGVTLKNLGKFDEAKDYLFQAASISDAIDDVKSLSSTLLRIAEIFSIENDLESAESVLVDASSISSDLNDNILKLDVNYQLYKLYEITGEYYKALFHYKSYNSLKDSLFGENQSKNLKNLRILYETEKKDKQIAVLDKEKEIAIIDGEKQKVYRNYILSALVFIIIIAFLIYNRYSIKNRAHKELSIAHEKLVEANREIVEKNESIMSSIRYAERIQSAILPLIERMQSKYFETSILFMPKDIVSGDFYWHSLSGEYCFIAAVDCTGHGVPGAFMSMIGNTLLNKIVNERMIYDTAEILEELNREVKQALKQDNSENSTRDGMDVSLVRINMNNNEISFTGAKRPLYIVDVDGEFEEVKGDRKSIGGIEKREKSFSITTKKPIDGDLFVLTSDGYSGQQNVDGKKIGSVYLKELLAKNHNMSVTELNKLLLSELKSHKLEAEQNDDITVICIKFGSSING, encoded by the coding sequence ATGAGTATACAAATTAAAATAGCTTTGACTGTATTGTTTTTATTAAGTTTCGATATATGTTTATTTTCAGAGATAAAAGAACAGCATCTTGTAAACAATCCTGATTCTCTTTTTGTTCTAGGTAAAAAAGAAGAATCGTTAGAGAATTACTCTGTTGCTATCGATTATTATAAAATTTCTATGGCATATTCTGATACTTCAAAATCTGAAGTTTTAAGAAGATTGATTGATCTCTTTAAGAAGATTGGTGGATATGATAATGCGATTGATCTACTCAAGGAAAATTTAGAAAATGTAGACTCATTATATTACAATAAAGAACTTTTCGATTTATCTTTTTTAAAAAATGATCTAACAAATACTATAATTTATGGAGAAAAACTTCTAAAGATGTTAAAGTCCTCTGATGAAGTGCCTAATGTACTTATGAAAATGGGGGCCGTGTATATTTATGACGAGCAATATGATGCAGCATTAAAGCTCTTTGTTGAAGCTGAGTCAAAATATAAAATTTCATCAAATTTACACGGTTTGGCAAATACATACAACAACATAGGATCTGTTTATTCATCAATGGAGAGATATGAAGAAGCTTTAGAATATTTTAATAAATCTCTTGCAATTGAACAGGATTCTAAAAACTATACTGGTGAGGCGATATCTCTTAATAATATTGGTGTTACTTTAAAAAATCTTGGTAAATTTGATGAAGCAAAGGATTATCTTTTTCAGGCTGCATCGATTAGTGATGCAATAGATGATGTTAAAAGTCTATCAAGTACTCTTCTCAGAATAGCTGAAATATTTTCTATTGAAAATGATCTAGAGAGTGCAGAGTCTGTACTTGTAGATGCATCTTCTATCTCTTCGGATTTAAATGACAACATTCTTAAACTAGATGTAAATTATCAATTATACAAATTATATGAAATAACTGGAGAGTATTACAAAGCCTTGTTCCATTATAAATCTTATAATTCTCTAAAAGACTCCCTCTTTGGTGAAAATCAATCTAAAAACCTTAAGAATTTGAGAATTCTGTACGAAACAGAGAAAAAAGATAAACAGATCGCGGTATTAGATAAGGAAAAAGAGATTGCTATTATTGATGGTGAAAAGCAGAAAGTATATAGGAATTATATTTTAAGTGCATTAGTATTTATAATTATTATTGCATTTTTGATCTACAACAGGTATTCAATAAAAAACAGAGCTCATAAAGAACTTTCCATAGCTCATGAGAAGTTAGTTGAAGCAAATAGAGAAATAGTGGAGAAAAATGAGAGTATCATGTCCAGTATTCGTTATGCAGAGCGTATTCAAAGTGCTATTTTACCTTTAATTGAAAGGATGCAGTCTAAATATTTTGAAACTTCAATACTTTTTATGCCCAAAGATATAGTTTCTGGTGATTTTTATTGGCATTCGCTTTCAGGAGAATATTGCTTTATCGCAGCAGTGGACTGTACTGGTCACGGTGTTCCAGGAGCATTCATGTCAATGATTGGCAATACTCTACTAAATAAGATTGTTAACGAAAGAATGATCTACGATACAGCAGAAATTTTAGAGGAGTTGAATCGGGAGGTTAAACAAGCTCTTAAACAGGATAACTCTGAGAATTCTACCAGAGATGGCATGGACGTTTCACTTGTAAGAATTAACATGAATAATAATGAAATCTCTTTTACAGGAGCTAAAAGACCACTCTATATAGTTGATGTTGATGGTGAATTTGAAGAAGTTAAAGGAGATCGAAAATCTATTGGGGGAATTGAAAAAAGAGAGAAAAGTTTTTCTATAACAACTAAAAAGCCAATTGATGGTGATCTGTTTGTATTGACTTCTGATGGATATTCTGGACAACAAAATGTTGATGGTAAAAAAATTGGATCTGTTTATCTAAAGGAACTATTAGCAAAAAACCATAATATGAGTGTTACTGAGTTAAATAAATTATTGCTTTCCGAACTTAAAAGTCATAAGTTGGAAGCAGAACAAAATGATGATATCACAGTAATATGTATTAAATTTGGAAGTAGCATTAATGGATAA
- a CDS encoding hydroxyacid dehydrogenase encodes MKIVVVEPLGIDTEEMKSYEEIFQELGHDLVFYDHKVFGADLVKRIHDADIIVVANQPIDGSVLSECSNLKMISVAFTGVDHIDLDFCKSKKIMVSNSAGYCTTSVAELTIGLMLSISRSIVNGDFLTRNGYDGKTLTGFELKGKRVGIIGTGKIGTEVARILTAFGVKILGFGRTENKEFLKYGEYYPLDEILTTSDFVSVHLPLTKATENFLSEEMLNLMKSDAVLINTSRGKVVDNNYLYHMLKKNKIQAAALDVFDVEPPLDTNTPLLSLKNCVLTPHIGYSTKEAITDRAKIVFNNILAFFKGEQNNKIL; translated from the coding sequence ATGAAAATTGTTGTAGTTGAACCTCTGGGTATAGATACAGAGGAGATGAAGAGTTACGAAGAGATCTTTCAGGAATTGGGTCATGATCTGGTTTTCTATGATCATAAAGTGTTTGGAGCTGATCTGGTTAAGAGAATCCATGATGCCGACATTATAGTAGTTGCAAATCAGCCTATTGATGGCTCCGTACTTAGCGAATGTTCGAATTTAAAGATGATTTCGGTTGCTTTTACCGGTGTTGATCATATTGACCTCGATTTCTGTAAATCAAAAAAAATAATGGTTTCAAATAGTGCTGGTTATTGTACTACGTCAGTTGCAGAACTTACCATAGGTCTTATGCTTTCCATTTCAAGATCAATTGTAAATGGTGATTTCCTTACAAGAAATGGTTATGATGGTAAGACTTTGACAGGATTTGAACTTAAGGGCAAAAGAGTTGGTATCATTGGAACAGGAAAAATTGGAACTGAAGTAGCTAGAATTTTAACTGCATTTGGTGTTAAAATTTTGGGGTTTGGACGAACAGAAAATAAAGAGTTTTTAAAATATGGCGAGTATTATCCTCTTGACGAAATTTTAACTACTTCTGATTTTGTTTCAGTTCACCTTCCTCTTACAAAAGCTACCGAGAACTTTCTAAGCGAAGAGATGTTGAATTTAATGAAGAGTGACGCAGTACTGATTAATACATCCAGAGGCAAAGTAGTTGATAACAATTACCTTTATCATATGCTGAAAAAAAATAAAATTCAAGCTGCTGCACTTGATGTTTTCGATGTTGAACCTCCTCTAGATACGAACACACCACTACTATCACTTAAAAATTGTGTATTAACTCCTCATATTGGTTATTCGACTAAGGAAGCGATCACGGATAGAGCTAAGATTGTTTTTAACAATATTCTTGCTTTCTTTAAAGGAGAACAGAATAATAAAATCTTATAG